A single window of Paroedura picta isolate Pp20150507F chromosome 8, Ppicta_v3.0, whole genome shotgun sequence DNA harbors:
- the PAK2 gene encoding serine/threonine-protein kinase PAK 2: MSDNGELEDKPPAPPVRMSSTIFSSGGKDPSCTNHSLKPLPSVPEEKKPRNKIISIFSGTEKGSRKKEKERPEISPPSDFEHTIHVGFDAVTGEFTGMPEQWARLLQTSNITKLEQKKNPQAVLDVLKFYDSKDTAKQKYLSLSATDKDGFPSGVPAPNTKGSEPSTTTEEEEDDEAAPPIIAPRPDHTKSIYTRSVIDPIPAPSDSGDNAAKSADKQKKKTKMSDEEIMEKLRTIVSIGDPKKKYTRYEKIGQGASGTVFIAIDVATGQEVAIKQINLQKQPKKELIINEILVMKELKNPNIVNFLDSYLVGDELFVVMEYLAGGSLTDVVTETCMDEAQIAAVCRECLQALEFLHANQVIHRDIKSDNVLLGMDGSVKLTDFGFCAQITPEQSKRSTMVGTPYWMAPEVVTRKAYGPKVDIWSLGIMAIEMVEGEPPYLNENPLRALYLIATNGTPELQNPEKLSPIFRDFLNSCLEMDVEKRGSAKELLQHSFLKLAKPLSSLTPLILAAKEAMKSNR, encoded by the exons ATGTCTGACAATGGAGAACTTGAAGACAAGCCCCCAGCACCACCTGTTCGGATGAGCAGTACTATTTTCAGTTCGGGAGGCAAAGACCCATCATGTACTAATCACAGCTTGAAACCCCTGCCCTCTGTGCCAGAAGAGAAAAAACCTCGGAACAAAATCATCTCTATTTTCTCTGGCACTGAAAAAG GGagtaggaaaaaggaaaaagaaagacctGAAATTTCTCCCCCATCAGACTTTGAACATACCATTCATGTTGGCTTTGATGCTGTTACTGGAGAATTCACT GGAATGCCAGAGCAGTGGGCTCGGCTGCTACAAACCTCAAATATCACCAAGTTAGAACAAAAGAAGAACCCTCAGGCTGTATTAGATGTGTTGAAGTTCTATGACTCTAAAGACACAGCAAAACAGAAGTATCTGAGCTTGTCTGCTACAG ATAAAGATGGCTTCCCCTCAGGAGTGCCTGCA CCCAATACGAAAGGATCTGAACCTTCTACAAcaactgaagaggaagaggatgatGAAGCTGCCCCTCCAATTATTGCTCCACGACCAGATCATACAAAATCT ATTTACACAAGGTCAGTAATAGATCCCATCCCAGCACCTAGTGACTCTGGTGACAATGCTGCAAAATCAGCTgataaacagaaaaagaaaacaaaaatgtcagATGAAGAGATCATGGAAAAGCTAA gGACTATTGTGAGTATAGGAGATCCCAAGAAAAAATACACCAGATACGAAAAAATAGGGCAAGG gGCTTCAGGTACTGTTTTCATTGCCATAGATGTGGCAACAGGACAGGAG gTTGCTATTAAACAGATAAATCTTCAGAAGCAGCCCAAGAAGGAGTTAATTATCAATGAGATTTTAGTAATGAAGGAACTGAAGAACCCAAACATAGTCAACTTTCTAGACAG TTACCTtgttggagatgagctgtttgTTGTAATGGAGTACTTGGCTGGTGGGTCTCTCACAGATGTGGTTACAGAGACATGcatggatgaggcacagattgCTGCTGTCTGCAGAGAA TGTTTGCAGGCTCTGGAATTCCTCCATGCCAATCAAGTGATACACAGAGATATTAAAAGTGACAATGTGCTGCTGGGAATGGATGGGTCAGTTAAACTAA CTGACTTCGGATTCTGTGCTCAAATTACTCCCGAACAGAGCAAACGTAGTACCATGGTTGGGACACCTTACTGGATGGCTCCTGAAGTGGTCACAAGGAAAGCCTATGGTCCTAAAGTGGATATCTGGTCTCTGGGCATCATGGCTATTGAAATGGTTGAAGGAGAACCTCCATATCTCAATGAAAATCCTTTGCGG GCTTTGTATTTGATAGCAACTAATGGCACCCCAGAGCTGCAGAACCCAGAAAAACTGTCTCCAATATTCCGTGACTTTCTAAATAGTTGTTTGGAAATGGATGTAGAGAAAAGAGGGTCTGCCAAAGAACTATTACAG CACTCTTTCCTGAAACTGGCGAAACCTTTGTCAAGCTTGACGCCACTGATCCTAGCAGCCAAAGAAGCAATGAAGAGTAACCGTTAG
- the LOC143843282 gene encoding aquaporin-12-like, with translation MAGLNVSIAFFSSVVALCEVTRWFSKRIFPPKIYLFLVRELACSFQMCACCLELKMLVMIGPWGGGFGLDVSLTLLFVIFLVHGASFDGASANPTLSLQEFLMLDCSFGMTIAKLLAQFMGMGAAWSVTKQYWSWELTDFHMIQNLIAQDCSSSLSTSVSKGIFVETTCSFFFQLVVLRFKASYPMYRIPITALAVTILTYTAAPFTGAFFNPALASAVTFPCTGNSLLEYMQVYCLGPITGMLIALFAYQGNIPRLFQRNLIYSQKNKYRTPKGKVTPVSDTQRRQAKTKKTSCLGSAERTD, from the exons ATGGCTGGTTTGAATGTCTCAATTGCCTTTTTTTCCTCTGTAGTAGCCCTTTGTGAGGTGACCAGATGGTTCTCTAAAAGAATTTTTCCTCCCAAGATATATTTATTTCTTGTTAGAGAATTGGCCTGTTCATTCCAGATGTGTGCTTGCTGTCTTGAACTGAAGATGCTGGTGATGATTGGTCCCTGGGGGGGTGGTTTTGGCCTGGATGTAAGCCTGACCCTGCTCTTTGTTATCTTTTTGGTTCATGGGGCCTCATTTGATGGAGCTTCTGCtaatcccaccctctccctccaggAGTTTCTAATGTTGGATTGTTCTTTTGGGATGACTATTGCCAAACTTTTGGCCCAGTTCATGGGAATGGGAGCAGCCTGGTCTGTTACCAAACAATATTGGTCATGGGAACTCACAGACTTCCACATGATCCAGAACTTGATAGCCCAAGACTGCAGTTCTTCTCTCAGCACCTCTGTCTCAAAGGGCATCTTTGTGGAAACCACATGTTCATTCTTTTTCCAACTAGTGGTTCTCAGGTTCAAGGCTAGCTATCCTATGTACAGAATTCCTATCACAGCACTTGCTGTGACCATCTTGACCTATACAG CTGCACCTTTCACAGGGGCCTTTTTCAACCCTGCCTTGGCCTCAGCTGTGACCTTTCCCTGCACTGGGAATAGTTTACTGGAGTATATGCAGGTGTATTGTCTGGGACCCATCacag GGATGTTGATTGCGCTCTTTGCCTATCAAGGAAATATCCCACGACTCTTTCAAAGAAATCTGATCTACAGTCAAAAGAACAAATACAGGACACCCAAGGGGAAAGTGACTCCTGTGTCAGACACTCAGCGGAGACAAGCCAAAACCAAGAAGACCAGCTGTTTAGGATCAGCAGAGAGAACAGATTGA
- the LOC143843280 gene encoding galactose-3-O-sulfotransferase 2-like yields the protein MNKLQRYWMKKWKLMHSRQLARIWVALLLVFLLCVAFHVVQNLQCTRKCKCDGQLKPLPFQQTRANENSFQVHRDPNSAHLFSKPMAMSITSQTVVKQLMPRPSSAEKKRHVMKLIETLNQIKLTATSFGSEEEFGQKPSVKGTEQVQILRFKKRQKELSHYTPKNPAVTFSDSRQLVTAAKARTSLIKVNKSPTKITADDQVPSVSGPFHSLTKTSPSSVHIRSKSSSVANSKTFNIPKGRNPSEVASLAEVDSRVPLPEKTTLPKGRRTTGANITSFPQGATCKPKTHIVFLKVHKSASSTVINILFRFGETHNLTFALPINGFHQLNYPHYFTAAVVEKLSPSNDSQFNIMCHHMRFFKPEVAKVMPNKTFYFSILRNPVQLMESSFTYYKGASAFSKARDLEEFLNEPSHFYNSSATDSHYAKNLMAFDFGYNHNGNFSDKHIQLMLQAIEADFDLLLISEYFDESMVLLKETLCWDLDDVTFFPLNSRHNTTKTPLSESITEKIKTWNKLDWEIYVHFNKTFWEKIDRQIGMERIQNEVRVLQQKREQLAKICLQGSGSVAPQLIEDQALIPLQYGKAVIMGYNLNPKLDKATKQMCQRMVTPELQYNRLLYRKQFPEKAWKHSNAAFLRKLYTHKKWAPMHSQNPLG from the exons AAAATGTAAGTGCGATGGCCAGCTGAAGCCACTTCCcttccagcaaaccagagcaaatGAGAATTCTTTCCAGGTTCACAGGGACCCAAACTCAGCCCACCTTTTCTCAAAACCAATGGCGATGAGCATTACCTCACAAACTGTGGTGAAACAGCTGATGCCCAGGCCCAGTTCTGCTGAGAAAAAGAGACATGTCATGAAACTGATCGAGACACTCAACCAGATCAAACTCACGGCCACTAGTTTTGGCAGTGAAGAAGAGTTTGGGCAAAAACCTTCCGTGAAAGGCACAGAACAGGTGCAGATTCTACGttttaaaaaaaggcagaaaGAACTGAGCCACTATACCCCCAAAAATCCTGCAGTGACCTTTTCAGACAGTAGGCAACTTGTTACTGCTGCAAAAGCTAGAACTTCCCTGATCAAAGTAAACAAATCTCCAACAAAAATAACTGCAGATGACCAAGTCCCAAGTGTTAGTGGGCCATTTCACAGCCTAACCAAAACTTCACCATCTTCCGTCCACATCAGAAGCAAGTCTTCCAGTGTTGCCAACTCAAAGACCTTTAATATCCCAAAAGGCAGAAACCCAAGTGAGGTGGCATCATTAGCAGAGGTAGACAGCAGAGTGCCTCTGCCAGAGAAAACCACTCTTCCGAAGGGGAGAAGAACAACTGGAGCAAATATTACCAGCTTCCCTCAAGGTGCAACATGCAAGCCCAAAACTCACATAGTTTTTCTGAAAGTACACAAGAGCGCCAGCAGTACCGTCATTAATATCTTGTTCCGCTTTGGTGAGACACACAACCTCACTTTTGCCTTGCCAATCAACGGTTTTCATCAGCTGAATTATCCCCATTATTTCACAGCAGCTGTTGTTGAGAAACTTTCTCCAAGCAATGATTCCCAGTTCAACATTATGTGTCATCACATGAGGTTCTTTAAGCCAGAG GTTGCCAAAGTCATGCCAAACAAGACCTTTTACTTTTCTATCCTCCGCAATCCTGTTCAACTCATGGAATCTTCATTTACCTACTATAAAGGGGCTTCTGCATTCTCCAAAGCCAGGGACTTGGAGGAATTTCTCAATGAGCCTTCCCATTTTTACAACTCCTCAGCTACAGACAGCCATTATGCCAAAAACCTAATGGCATTCGATTTTGGATATAATCACAATGGGAACTTCTCGGACAAGCACATCCAACTCATGCTGCAAGCCATTGAGGCAGACTTTGACCTTCTGCTGATCTCAGAGTACTTTGATGAATCAATGGTGTTGCTGAAGGAGACCTTGTGCTGGGATCTGGATGATGTGACATTCTTTCCTCTCAACAGCAGACACAACACCACCAAGACCCCACTTTCAGAAAGCATCACAGAGAAGATAAAGACCTGGAATAAGCTTGACTGGGAAATCTATGTGCATTTCAATAAGACCTTCTGGGAGAAAATAGACAGGCAGATCGGCATGGAGCGCATCCAAAATGAAGTGAGGGTGCTGCAGCAGAAGCGGGAGCAGCTGGCCAAGATTTGCCTCCAAGGAAGCGGCAGTGTTGCCCCACAGCTGATCGAAGACCAGGCACTGATACCACTGCAGTATGGCAAAGCAGTAATCATGGGGTACAATTTAAATCCTAAACTAGACAAGGCAACAAAACAGATGTGCCAACGCATGGTGACACCTGAACTTCAATACAATAGGCTCCTGTACAGAAAACAGTTCCCAGAGAAAGCTTGGAAGCACAGTAATGCAGCTTTCTTGCGCAAACTATACACCCATAAGAAATGGGCTCCGATGCATAGCCAGAATCCATTAGGATGA